In one Flammeovirga yaeyamensis genomic region, the following are encoded:
- a CDS encoding helix-turn-helix domain-containing protein — MKSKSNSNNILSGDEINPFSYFEVLKEKFGGSLKDDEYTLDHPEVGLVKSIFYQYLPDMYCGVTTLHLKKRFTFQNTTQSKNKFISLRIGKSGDFTSENKEKATFKNAMYLYNSQQNFSIDYPEDQNIRWYFVRFPVEVYYLFADEHDSKLKELINQDNAWFYYAPLSPALDEILQALDQCMEDEHSRRGMLLSKVIEIFVVLKNETIANNYKNIVYGVQAEDLNVMLKIKDDILNDFKRIPDVQKIAKEYGMSESKLQRTFKKVFKMPLLKYYNDQRQIEAKKLVMYSEKDLGQISFELGFTDLSHFSKRYTKYHGEQPSVTRKKSAENPLTF; from the coding sequence ATGAAATCAAAATCAAATTCTAATAACATCTTAAGTGGGGACGAAATAAACCCTTTTAGCTATTTTGAAGTGCTAAAAGAAAAATTTGGTGGGTCCCTAAAAGATGATGAATATACATTAGATCATCCAGAAGTAGGGTTGGTGAAAAGTATCTTTTATCAATACCTTCCGGATATGTATTGTGGGGTAACTACATTGCATTTAAAAAAACGATTTACTTTTCAGAATACAACTCAGAGTAAGAACAAATTTATTAGCTTAAGAATAGGTAAAAGTGGTGACTTTACTTCTGAAAATAAAGAGAAAGCCACTTTTAAAAATGCAATGTACCTCTACAACAGTCAACAGAATTTCTCTATTGATTACCCAGAAGATCAAAATATCCGATGGTACTTTGTTCGCTTCCCTGTAGAGGTTTATTATCTTTTTGCTGATGAACACGATAGTAAACTAAAGGAATTGATCAACCAAGATAACGCATGGTTTTACTATGCACCTCTTTCGCCTGCTTTGGATGAAATTTTACAAGCCTTGGATCAATGCATGGAAGATGAACATTCTAGAAGAGGAATGCTTTTATCGAAAGTGATTGAGATTTTTGTGGTCCTTAAAAATGAAACCATTGCTAATAATTATAAGAACATTGTATATGGCGTACAAGCGGAGGACTTGAATGTAATGCTAAAGATTAAAGATGATATTTTGAATGATTTTAAGAGAATACCCGATGTTCAAAAAATCGCTAAAGAGTATGGAATGAGTGAGTCTAAATTGCAACGAACCTTTAAAAAGGTGTTTAAAATGCCACTTCTTAAATATTATAATGATCAAAGACAAATTGAGGCCAAGAAGCTTGTAATGTATTCGGAAAAAGATTTAGGTCAGATAAGTTTTGAATTAGGATTTACTGATCTATCACATTTTAGTAAGCGATATACCAAATACCATGGAGAACAACCTTCTGTAACAAGGAAAAAGTCAGCAGAAAATCCACTGACTTTTTGA
- a CDS encoding arylsulfatase gives MNLRKKISIALLSVAMPFMAQAQEVKGLTVHESKDSAPKQLNFRENNLEDAPNIVLILLDDVGYAQMGHMGGQIETPAFDEIADKGLTYSRFHTTALCSPTRAALLTGRNHHKAETGAIMELGTGNDGYTMALPQEVGSVAKVLQQKGYSTSWYGKNHNVPDWEASFTGPFDRWPNDLGFDYFYGFLGGDTDQFHPALVEDRKRISAPETNADGSEYHLTTDMADKAINYIQSVNAVAPDKPFFVYFSPGAVHAPHQAPAEYIEKYKGQFDEGWDVYREKAFNNMKAKGIIPADTKLTPRPESLPAWDSLTDEQRMVYARMMEVFAGFTEHTDVQIKRIYDAVEEMGKMDNTIFIYIAGDNGASAEGGQEGLLNEMAFFNGIPEKWEDKVAAVKTNRLGTEDYFNHMPAAWAWAVNSPYQWTKQIASHLGGVRNAMAISYPNGIDARGEVRSQFSHVTDIAPTILEVAGLEMPEAIDGHTQVPLDGESLVYSFDDAEASELHTTQYFEIFGNLGIYHDGWWAGAIKTIPWQIAPDERAITEMDWELYDLRSDFSQSRNMAEEMPEKLEYMKYLFFAEAAKANALPIDDRRAERFRSTFRPSLTAGQTTFKYPNGLRLPEGATPFTKFVSHTLEAKLEGYKKGDQGVLITQGGRFAGFVLRVDKSGYAYYEYCNAVDKTSIKSSVKVPAGTKNITAKVIMDEKKPYTGSTVTLYADGKKIGMGIVEKTVPNLYSLDETLDVGKDSGTSVTDKYSVKTSKYTGILKSVTLELIDEYKNKVMSK, from the coding sequence ATGAATTTACGAAAAAAGATAAGTATTGCTTTACTATCTGTTGCCATGCCTTTTATGGCACAAGCACAAGAAGTAAAAGGACTAACTGTTCACGAATCGAAAGATTCGGCGCCAAAACAACTTAATTTTAGAGAAAATAACCTAGAGGATGCTCCAAACATTGTCTTAATTTTATTAGATGATGTGGGATATGCTCAAATGGGTCACATGGGTGGTCAGATCGAAACTCCTGCTTTCGATGAAATTGCGGATAAAGGTCTAACGTATTCAAGATTCCATACTACTGCATTATGTTCGCCAACAAGAGCAGCCTTGCTTACTGGTAGAAATCACCATAAAGCAGAAACAGGTGCTATCATGGAATTGGGTACTGGTAATGATGGTTATACTATGGCACTCCCTCAAGAAGTGGGTTCAGTGGCTAAAGTATTACAACAAAAAGGTTATTCTACTTCTTGGTATGGTAAGAACCATAATGTCCCTGACTGGGAAGCATCATTTACAGGTCCATTCGATCGTTGGCCAAACGATTTAGGTTTTGACTATTTCTATGGTTTCTTAGGTGGTGATACGGATCAATTCCACCCTGCCTTGGTAGAAGATAGAAAGAGAATTTCTGCTCCTGAAACAAATGCAGATGGTTCGGAATATCACTTAACTACAGACATGGCGGATAAGGCGATTAACTACATTCAATCGGTGAATGCTGTTGCTCCAGACAAACCATTCTTTGTTTATTTCTCACCAGGTGCTGTACATGCTCCTCACCAAGCACCTGCTGAATATATCGAAAAATATAAAGGTCAGTTTGATGAAGGTTGGGATGTATATAGAGAAAAGGCTTTCAATAATATGAAAGCGAAAGGAATTATTCCTGCAGATACAAAGTTGACTCCACGTCCTGAATCTTTACCGGCTTGGGATAGTTTAACGGATGAGCAAAGAATGGTCTATGCTCGAATGATGGAAGTATTCGCTGGTTTTACTGAGCATACAGACGTTCAAATCAAAAGAATTTATGATGCTGTAGAAGAAATGGGTAAAATGGACAATACTATTTTTATCTACATTGCTGGTGATAATGGTGCCTCTGCTGAAGGCGGCCAAGAAGGTTTATTAAACGAAATGGCATTCTTTAATGGTATTCCTGAAAAGTGGGAAGACAAAGTTGCCGCAGTTAAAACTAACCGTTTAGGAACTGAAGACTACTTTAACCATATGCCTGCAGCTTGGGCTTGGGCAGTGAACTCGCCTTATCAATGGACAAAGCAAATTGCTTCACACTTAGGTGGTGTTAGAAATGCAATGGCTATCTCTTATCCAAATGGAATTGATGCAAGAGGTGAAGTGAGATCACAATTCTCTCATGTTACTGATATCGCACCAACAATTTTAGAAGTGGCAGGTCTAGAAATGCCAGAGGCAATAGATGGACACACTCAGGTTCCTTTAGACGGTGAATCTTTAGTGTACTCTTTTGATGATGCTGAAGCTTCAGAACTACACACTACTCAATACTTTGAGATCTTTGGCAACCTTGGTATCTATCACGATGGTTGGTGGGCAGGTGCCATAAAGACGATCCCTTGGCAAATTGCTCCTGACGAAAGAGCAATCACTGAAATGGATTGGGAACTGTATGATCTACGATCTGATTTCTCACAATCACGTAACATGGCTGAAGAAATGCCAGAGAAATTAGAATACATGAAGTATTTATTCTTTGCTGAGGCAGCAAAAGCCAATGCATTACCAATTGATGATCGTAGGGCTGAACGTTTTAGAAGTACTTTCCGTCCATCTTTAACTGCAGGTCAGACTACATTTAAATATCCAAATGGTTTAAGACTTCCAGAAGGTGCTACCCCTTTTACAAAGTTTGTATCTCACACATTAGAAGCCAAATTGGAAGGTTATAAAAAAGGTGATCAAGGGGTGCTTATCACTCAAGGAGGTCGATTTGCAGGTTTTGTACTAAGAGTGGATAAATCAGGTTATGCGTACTATGAGTACTGTAATGCGGTTGATAAAACATCCATCAAATCTTCTGTAAAAGTGCCAGCAGGAACTAAAAATATTACAGCGAAAGTGATTATGGACGAGAAAAAACCATACACTGGTTCTACAGTAACACTTTATGCTGACGGAAAGAAAATTGGTATGGGTATAGTAGAAAAAACAGTTCCTAACTTATATTCTTTAGATGAAACATTAGATGTTGGTAAAGATTCTGGTACTTCAGTAACGGATAAGTACTCTGTGAAAACATCAAAATATACGGGAATACTAAAGTCTGTTACTTTAGAATTAATTGACGAATATAAGAATAAGGTAATGAGTAAGTAA
- a CDS encoding SusC/RagA family TonB-linked outer membrane protein translates to MRKRELLFIRILFLTVFTFGAIDAFAQSRTITGTIHDENNEPLIGANILIEGTTNGTIADFDGKYHLEIPEGTNNIVVSFVGYLSQTIAIGTRSVIDVVLEADAEQLEEVIVVGYGTQEKVNVTGSVAQVDSEVLSAVPTPDAIGALQGRIAGVTVNPGQGPGATPTIRVRGVTSMSGSNDPLIVIDGIPSTVENFATLANSDIETISVLKDAASASIYGARAAAGVILVTTKRGKTGEPTVTYDGYVAMQSMTTTPNYMNSLQYMEAVNRGFTAQGGNEFYTEQHFETVRNGGDHLMGQFDWWDAVYRDNAPQQSHYVNVTGGTEKTKYLASVGYMDQQGFYQTENYFKRYNTRLNITTELSKRLKATAQMNFTRQEQQDTGDAWRATQALAMVPLNPIYNQDGTYNITRPVDNTRFENTLAHMKLSDYIRKVNQLQSFLSLDYEIAKNLTITGRTSMNFRSFEQNHFQQGYQFVHSHNNAVGLNLQSAAAEDWNNSMRVVNDLVMNYHVDFGKHHIGALVGIAEEFFRNDRLYGRRVNFANNQLRKIIAGGQAGQIAESNAYDWALQSQFARINYDYDKRYLLEVNVRRDVSSRFHKDNRAGVFPSVSVGWRIAEEDFFKDNVSENFISDIKFRGSVGSLGNQNINNSAVTNLYYPYMGVISAADYPYNNELVMGKAQNEMPVPGLKWETTVTYNAGIDIDFLDGKLGTSFDYFKKITSDMLLPLPMSAVGGLGNPWENAATLENTGWEFDIRYSNTTKSGFTYGIGANISHFTNVLTDLAGGFSEYSNQFREGDPIGTIYGYRTKGIYRDQAHVDADNAKLADASLKNGVAQTRNVMLGDLIYEDINGDGIINHEDMVAIGNTLPKYQFGITFDFAYKNFDLSMFWQGAADIDGYVGYNVFAGNKDSNLRDFYTDAYHPDLNPNGAYPRFSPDENSQNHEVNDFWVQSASYLRLKNLQIGYSLPQKVTDQLKIGKARVYLSGQNLLTFTNFDEGFDPEVVAPMNQDGSFEVGDVRPSFMPTVRVVSAGLQVTF, encoded by the coding sequence ATGAGAAAACGTGAATTACTTTTTATTCGAATACTGTTTCTAACAGTATTCACATTCGGTGCAATAGACGCTTTTGCGCAGTCTAGAACCATTACTGGTACTATTCATGATGAGAACAACGAACCTTTGATTGGCGCAAACATCCTAATAGAAGGAACAACAAATGGTACAATTGCCGATTTCGACGGTAAATATCATTTAGAAATTCCTGAAGGGACAAATAATATCGTTGTTAGTTTTGTAGGATATTTATCTCAGACAATTGCGATAGGAACAAGATCTGTCATCGATGTAGTTCTTGAAGCAGATGCAGAACAACTAGAGGAAGTAATAGTTGTTGGTTATGGAACTCAAGAAAAAGTAAACGTAACAGGATCGGTTGCACAAGTAGATTCAGAAGTTCTAAGTGCAGTACCTACACCAGATGCAATTGGCGCTTTACAAGGACGTATAGCAGGTGTAACAGTAAATCCAGGTCAGGGTCCAGGAGCAACACCAACAATTAGAGTTCGTGGTGTTACCTCAATGTCAGGTTCTAACGATCCTCTAATCGTAATCGATGGTATTCCATCAACAGTAGAGAACTTTGCCACTTTAGCGAATTCAGATATTGAAACTATATCAGTATTGAAGGATGCAGCATCTGCTTCTATTTATGGTGCTCGTGCAGCAGCAGGTGTAATATTAGTAACTACTAAGAGAGGTAAAACGGGTGAGCCAACGGTAACTTATGATGGTTATGTTGCGATGCAATCTATGACGACCACTCCTAATTACATGAATTCACTTCAGTATATGGAAGCAGTAAACAGAGGTTTTACAGCACAAGGTGGTAACGAATTCTATACAGAACAACACTTCGAAACAGTAAGAAACGGAGGTGACCATTTGATGGGTCAATTCGATTGGTGGGATGCAGTATATAGAGATAATGCTCCTCAACAATCGCATTATGTGAACGTAACAGGTGGTACAGAGAAAACAAAGTATTTGGCCTCTGTAGGGTACATGGACCAACAAGGTTTCTACCAAACGGAAAACTACTTTAAGCGTTACAACACACGTTTAAATATTACAACGGAGTTGAGTAAACGTTTAAAAGCAACTGCTCAGATGAACTTCACTCGCCAAGAACAACAAGATACTGGTGATGCATGGAGAGCAACACAAGCCTTAGCAATGGTTCCATTGAACCCGATTTATAATCAAGACGGTACTTATAACATTACTCGTCCAGTAGATAATACTCGTTTCGAAAATACATTGGCTCACATGAAACTTTCGGATTATATCCGTAAAGTAAACCAATTGCAATCCTTCTTATCATTAGATTATGAAATTGCAAAGAACTTAACAATTACTGGTCGTACCTCAATGAACTTCAGATCTTTTGAGCAAAACCATTTCCAACAAGGATATCAATTTGTTCACTCGCACAACAACGCAGTAGGTCTTAACTTACAAAGTGCAGCAGCTGAAGATTGGAACAACTCAATGCGTGTTGTAAACGATCTAGTAATGAATTACCATGTTGATTTCGGTAAACACCACATTGGTGCATTGGTAGGTATTGCAGAGGAATTCTTTAGAAACGATAGATTGTATGGTCGTCGTGTAAACTTTGCAAACAATCAATTGAGAAAAATTATTGCAGGTGGTCAAGCAGGACAAATTGCTGAATCAAATGCTTATGATTGGGCATTACAGTCACAGTTTGCTCGTATCAATTACGACTACGATAAGAGATACTTATTAGAAGTAAACGTTAGACGAGATGTTTCATCAAGATTCCATAAGGATAATAGAGCAGGCGTATTCCCTTCGGTTTCTGTAGGTTGGAGAATCGCTGAAGAAGATTTCTTCAAGGATAATGTATCAGAAAACTTTATTTCAGATATCAAATTTAGAGGTTCAGTAGGTAGTTTGGGTAATCAAAACATTAATAACTCAGCAGTTACTAACTTATACTACCCATATATGGGTGTAATTTCGGCAGCAGATTATCCTTACAACAACGAATTGGTAATGGGTAAAGCACAGAACGAAATGCCTGTTCCTGGTTTGAAATGGGAGACAACAGTTACTTATAACGCAGGTATTGATATTGACTTCCTTGATGGTAAGTTAGGTACTAGCTTCGATTACTTTAAGAAAATTACAAGTGATATGTTATTGCCACTTCCTATGTCAGCAGTTGGTGGTTTAGGTAACCCTTGGGAAAATGCAGCGACATTAGAGAATACAGGATGGGAATTTGATATTCGCTATAGCAACACTACTAAAAGTGGATTTACTTATGGTATTGGTGCCAATATTTCTCACTTCACCAACGTGTTAACTGATTTAGCAGGAGGATTTAGTGAGTACTCTAATCAATTCCGTGAAGGTGATCCGATTGGTACCATCTACGGTTATAGAACAAAAGGTATCTACAGAGATCAAGCACATGTTGATGCTGATAATGCCAAGTTAGCAGATGCAAGCTTGAAAAACGGTGTCGCTCAAACAAGAAACGTGATGTTAGGTGATTTGATTTATGAAGATATCAATGGTGACGGTATTATCAATCACGAGGATATGGTAGCAATTGGTAACACACTTCCTAAATATCAGTTCGGTATTACATTCGATTTTGCTTATAAGAACTTCGATTTATCAATGTTCTGGCAAGGTGCAGCAGATATTGATGGTTATGTAGGTTACAATGTATTTGCAGGAAACAAAGATTCCAACTTACGTGATTTCTATACTGATGCTTACCACCCGGACTTAAATCCAAACGGAGCGTATCCAAGATTCTCTCCAGATGAAAACTCACAAAACCATGAGGTGAATGATTTTTGGGTACAAAGTGCATCTTACTTACGTTTGAAAAACTTACAGATTGGTTACTCTTTACCTCAAAAAGTTACTGATCAATTGAAAATCGGCAAAGCCCGTGTTTACTTATCAGGTCAAAACTTGTTGACATTCACAAACTTTGATGAAGGATTCGATCCTGAAGTAGTAGCTCCAATGAATCAAGATGGTTCATTTGAAGTAGGTGATGTGAGACCATCGTTTATGCCTACAGTTAGAGTCGTATCAGCAGGTCTACAAGTAACTTTCTAA
- a CDS encoding helix-turn-helix domain-containing protein: MEEKIIIIDTDEVNPKSYYATLEENFGAVIDGNNIYLDNNQYGMLKSFYCEYFPGLICGTTTMKANVPVRIVNRTNKKDKYVSIRIGKSGDFTSESKKSSKNITALYVYNSNQEFYIDYPVNQTIRWYYIRIPVHLIYNFIDTTNEDLLQLVKKEEAWFYFSEITSEFDKIIAELDDQIQDPVVKRGILFSKMIEVLTILQKQSSNNGLDNVVYGVHNDDLNLMFKIRDEILDDYKLIPDLQQLTKKYGMSESKLQRTFKKVFKKPILKFFNHQRLDETRKLVVSTQIDLLEIALDFGYTDLTHFSKRYHQYFGERPSITRKKSGENLLTS, encoded by the coding sequence ATGGAAGAGAAAATAATAATAATTGATACGGATGAAGTTAATCCTAAATCCTATTATGCAACTTTAGAAGAGAATTTTGGGGCAGTAATAGATGGCAATAATATCTATTTAGATAATAATCAATATGGTATGTTGAAATCCTTTTATTGCGAATATTTTCCAGGCCTAATCTGTGGTACAACAACAATGAAAGCTAATGTACCTGTTCGTATAGTTAATCGAACGAATAAAAAAGATAAGTATGTAAGTATCAGAATAGGAAAATCTGGAGACTTTACATCAGAATCAAAAAAAAGCTCCAAGAACATTACTGCTTTATATGTTTACAATAGTAATCAGGAATTTTATATTGATTATCCTGTGAATCAAACAATAAGGTGGTATTATATCAGAATACCTGTACATCTTATTTATAATTTTATTGATACCACCAACGAAGATTTATTACAATTAGTAAAAAAAGAAGAGGCATGGTTTTATTTCTCTGAAATCACCTCAGAATTTGATAAAATAATTGCAGAATTGGATGATCAAATTCAAGATCCTGTAGTTAAAAGAGGAATACTGTTTTCTAAAATGATAGAAGTATTGACCATTCTTCAGAAGCAATCTTCTAATAATGGCCTTGATAATGTTGTCTATGGAGTACATAATGACGATTTAAACTTAATGTTTAAGATTAGAGACGAGATACTAGATGATTACAAATTGATTCCAGACCTACAACAGCTTACCAAAAAATATGGAATGAGTGAGTCTAAATTGCAGAGAACATTCAAAAAGGTTTTTAAGAAGCCTATCTTGAAATTTTTCAATCATCAAAGACTAGATGAAACAAGGAAATTGGTGGTTTCTACTCAAATAGATTTATTAGAAATAGCACTTGATTTTGGGTATACTGATTTGACACACTTCAGTAAACGTTATCATCAATATTTTGGAGAAAGACCTTCTATAACACGAAAAAAGTCAGGAGAAAACCTCCTGACTTCGTAG
- a CDS encoding LacI family DNA-binding transcriptional regulator, with protein sequence MKPNRRVKLSDLAKQLGLSTSTVSRALNDHPKIPHETKRRVKQLANDLSYHPNPFAKGLLQKKTKTIGVLLPSFKMSFFVSIIECLQQELKLKGYKLIVSSFGPSLKEEKEAFWEMAKAHVDGIIAIPNNDHEDPTFLNNIIDEGIPILFIDRIIDSLDANFVVTDDFNGMFEAVDYLIDKGRRKIIHLEGPDELSTSFFRLQGYKEALRSKQIEIDKRLIIPCQSKEEVIQKLQSVDVEFDAITCFNDYYAFEALQFLKSKNIRVPDDVCLIGFSDEPICQYTTPQMSSVIQPTSLFGKKAVELILHEIQQLQNNKAIDFDIYKIKTQLQLRQSCLSV encoded by the coding sequence ATGAAACCAAACAGACGAGTTAAATTATCTGATTTGGCAAAACAACTAGGTTTAAGTACTTCAACGGTTTCGAGAGCGCTAAACGATCATCCTAAAATTCCTCATGAAACAAAACGAAGAGTTAAACAACTAGCGAATGATTTGTCATACCATCCAAACCCCTTTGCCAAAGGGCTATTACAAAAGAAAACTAAAACTATAGGTGTTTTACTCCCTTCTTTTAAAATGTCTTTTTTCGTATCAATTATTGAATGTCTTCAGCAGGAACTAAAACTAAAAGGTTACAAACTAATTGTATCTTCTTTTGGACCTAGTTTAAAAGAAGAGAAAGAAGCTTTTTGGGAAATGGCCAAAGCGCATGTCGATGGAATAATTGCCATTCCTAATAACGATCACGAAGATCCTACATTTTTAAACAACATTATTGATGAAGGTATTCCCATTTTATTTATTGACCGAATTATCGACTCACTAGATGCCAATTTTGTGGTCACAGATGATTTCAATGGCATGTTTGAGGCGGTCGACTATTTAATTGATAAGGGAAGGAGAAAAATTATTCATCTGGAAGGACCTGATGAATTATCTACTAGTTTTTTTAGGCTTCAAGGATACAAAGAAGCATTACGTTCCAAACAAATCGAGATTGATAAAAGATTAATAATACCTTGTCAATCTAAAGAAGAAGTGATACAGAAATTACAATCTGTTGATGTAGAATTTGATGCTATTACTTGTTTTAACGATTACTATGCTTTTGAAGCACTGCAATTTTTAAAGTCAAAAAATATCAGAGTTCCTGATGATGTATGTCTTATTGGTTTTTCAGATGAGCCTATTTGTCAATATACCACTCCTCAGATGAGTTCAGTAATCCAACCGACTTCATTATTTGGTAAAAAAGCCGTAGAACTTATCCTTCACGAAATACAACAACTTCAAAATAATAAAGCCATAGATTTTGATATCTATAAGATCAAAACACAGCTTCAGTTAAGGCAAAGTTGTTTGTCGGTTTAA
- a CDS encoding arylsulfatase, translating into MNLRKKIRIALLSALLPVAVQAQTVKGLTVHESEDSPTKQLNFRANKLDEAPNIVLVLLDDVGYAQMGHMGGQIETPAFDQIADKGLTYSRFHTTALCSPTRAALLTGRNHHTAETGIIMELGTGNSGYTTEIPGEVGSFAKVLQEKGYSTSWYGKNHNVPNWEASFTGPFNRWPNELGFDYFYGFIGGDTDQYHPALVEDRKRIVAPETNADGSPYHLTTDMADQAINYVQSVNAVAPDKPFFVYFAPGAAHAPHQAPAEYVEKYKGKFDSGWDVYREQAFNNMKSKGLIPADSELTPRPESLPAWDSLNEEQKMVYARMMEVFAGFTEHTDVQIKRLYDAIGEMGKLDNTIFIYIAGDNGGSAEGGQEGMLNEMTFFNGMPEKWEDKVAAVKSNRLGTEDYFNHMPAAWAWAVNSPYQWTKQIASHLGGVRNAMTISYPNGIESRGEVRSQFTHITDIAPTILEVAGLEMPKEIDGYTQTPIDGTSMVYSFDNEEAPETHTTQYFEIGGNMGIYHDGWWAGAMRNIPWVSGSTAHVEITDMKWELYNLSEDFSQSRDLAEEMPEKLEYMKYLFFAEASKANALPIDDRRTERFRSSYRPSLTAGQTVFNYPNGLRLPEGATPFLKFISHTMDAQLEGYKKGDQGVLITQGGRFGGFVVRVDKAGYVYYEYSNTSDVYSIKTTAKIPAGTKNVTTKVVMDDKKPYTASTIKIYADGKKIGEGRVEKTIPNLFSLDETMDIGQDTGTPVTNNYSVKGSDYSGLLKMVKVSFINEYGNEANAK; encoded by the coding sequence ATGAACTTACGAAAGAAAATTAGGATTGCATTGCTATCAGCACTTTTGCCTGTAGCAGTACAAGCTCAAACTGTAAAAGGACTTACTGTTCATGAGTCGGAAGACTCTCCTACCAAACAACTAAATTTCAGAGCAAATAAATTAGACGAGGCTCCCAATATCGTCTTAGTATTATTAGATGACGTTGGATATGCTCAAATGGGACATATGGGTGGTCAGATAGAAACACCTGCTTTCGACCAGATTGCAGATAAAGGATTAACGTATTCTAGATTCCATACTACAGCTTTATGTTCTCCTACAAGAGCTGCATTGCTTACTGGTAGAAATCACCATACTGCCGAAACAGGTATTATTATGGAATTAGGTACTGGTAACTCTGGTTACACTACAGAAATTCCTGGTGAAGTGGGATCGTTCGCAAAAGTACTTCAGGAGAAAGGATACTCTACTTCTTGGTACGGCAAGAACCATAACGTACCTAACTGGGAAGCTTCATTTACAGGACCATTTAACCGCTGGCCTAATGAATTAGGTTTTGATTATTTCTATGGATTTATTGGAGGGGACACGGATCAATACCACCCTGCCTTAGTAGAAGATAGAAAAAGAATAGTTGCTCCAGAAACGAATGCAGATGGATCACCCTACCACTTAACAACTGATATGGCAGACCAGGCCATTAACTATGTTCAATCAGTGAATGCTGTGGCTCCAGATAAGCCTTTCTTTGTATATTTTGCACCTGGTGCTGCTCATGCTCCTCACCAAGCTCCAGCAGAATATGTAGAAAAATATAAAGGAAAATTCGATTCTGGATGGGATGTATATAGAGAGCAAGCCTTTAATAATATGAAATCAAAAGGTTTGATTCCTGCTGATTCTGAATTAACACCACGTCCAGAATCATTACCTGCGTGGGATAGCCTAAACGAAGAGCAAAAAATGGTGTATGCTCGTATGATGGAAGTTTTTGCTGGATTTACAGAGCATACAGACGTTCAAATCAAAAGATTATACGATGCCATTGGCGAGATGGGTAAATTAGACAATACGATCTTTATTTACATTGCTGGTGATAATGGTGGTTCTGCAGAAGGTGGCCAAGAGGGTATGCTAAATGAAATGACATTCTTTAATGGAATGCCAGAAAAATGGGAAGATAAAGTAGCGGCAGTAAAATCAAACCGTTTAGGTACTGAAGATTACTTTAACCACATGCCTGCAGCTTGGGCATGGGCGGTTAACTCTCCTTACCAATGGACAAAACAAATTGCTTCTCACTTAGGAGGCGTAAGAAATGCAATGACAATCTCATATCCTAACGGAATTGAATCAAGAGGAGAAGTAAGAAGTCAGTTTACTCATATTACTGATATCGCACCAACCATTCTTGAAGTAGCTGGTTTAGAAATGCCAAAAGAAATTGATGGATACACACAAACTCCAATTGACGGTACTTCTATGGTGTATTCATTCGATAACGAAGAAGCTCCAGAAACACATACCACTCAATATTTTGAAATCGGTGGTAATATGGGTATCTACCACGATGGATGGTGGGCAGGTGCAATGAGAAACATCCCTTGGGTGTCAGGATCTACAGCACATGTTGAAATTACTGACATGAAATGGGAACTGTATAACTTAAGTGAAGATTTCTCTCAGTCGAGAGACCTTGCTGAGGAGATGCCAGAAAAATTAGAATATATGAAATATTTATTCTTTGCTGAAGCTTCTAAAGCCAATGCCCTTCCTATTGATGATCGTAGAACAGAGCGTTTCAGAAGTTCTTACCGTCCATCTTTAACTGCAGGTCAAACTGTATTCAACTACCCAAACGGATTAAGATTGCCAGAAGGTGCAACACCTTTCCTTAAGTTCATCTCTCATACAATGGACGCACAGTTAGAAGGTTACAAAAAAGGTGATCAAGGGGTACTTATTACTCAAGGTGGTCGTTTTGGTGGTTTCGTTGTAAGAGTAGATAAAGCAGGTTATGTTTATTATGAATACAGCAATACTTCTGATGTTTATAGCATTAAAACAACTGCTAAGATTCCTGCTGGAACTAAAAATGTAACTACTAAAGTAGTTATGGACGATAAGAAGCCATATACAGCATCAACAATTAAAATCTATGCTGACGGCAAGAAAATTGGTGAAGGACGTGTTGAAAAAACCATCCCTAACTTATTCTCATTGGACGAAACTATGGATATCGGACAAGATACAGGTACTCCTGTAACAAATAATTATTCTGTAAAAGGCTCAGATTATTCTGGTCTTCTTAAAATGGTAAAAGTATCTTTTATCAATGAATATGGAAATGAGGCAAACGCAAAATAA